The Flexivirga oryzae genome has a segment encoding these proteins:
- a CDS encoding ABC transporter ATP-binding protein, which translates to MSKPSINPTPARRNRATSLLRLAPYVRPYRTRWITMMIFGLTSLGATIVIPLMTKAVIDGPVSHHDQRGLWVLGTAALAIGMAEAILWFGRRWLVARATMGIERDIRNEMYQHLQVLPMSFHSKWQSGQLLSRIMNDLSMIRRLLSFGIVMLVLNTLQIIAVTIILLLLYWPLGVVVVISIVPIAAIVLHNQRKFTKLSRMAQDQTGVVATNVEESALGLRVIKSFGREDYIFDRFDEQATALFDIQVRKVRLQASFWTLLEVIPNLTLIVVLGLGAAATGDGRITLGTLVAFITMMLSLVWPIAALGFLLSMTQEAMTAADRVAEIFDTEPDITDGPTNEVSPGGALRLRDVGFKFPDATDDDWALRHVDLDLHPGETIALVGATGAGKSVLTGLVPRLYDVTEGSIEVDGTDIRDLTLPALRQTVATAFEDPTLFSLSVRENLTLGRPQATEEEITEAIDVAQAHFVHDLPFGLETRIGEQGMSLSGGQRQRLSLARAVLTHPKVLVLDDTLSALDVHTEALVEEALRRVLHSVTGLVVAHRASTVLLADRVALLQHGTITHVGTHSQLLATVPAYRYLLAADDEIDDRAEHDPTWCTDDEKRCAQEDLEVSEGSSRAARDDDSTLDRPMREARR; encoded by the coding sequence TTGTCGAAACCCTCGATCAATCCGACCCCGGCCCGGCGCAACCGGGCCACGAGCCTGCTGCGGCTGGCTCCTTACGTCCGGCCCTACCGCACGCGCTGGATCACCATGATGATCTTCGGACTCACCAGTCTGGGCGCGACGATCGTCATACCGCTGATGACCAAGGCGGTCATCGACGGGCCCGTGTCCCATCACGACCAACGCGGCCTGTGGGTCCTGGGCACGGCCGCGCTGGCGATCGGTATGGCGGAGGCCATCCTCTGGTTCGGGCGGCGCTGGCTGGTCGCGCGCGCAACGATGGGCATCGAGCGCGACATCCGCAACGAGATGTACCAGCACCTGCAGGTGCTGCCGATGTCATTCCACAGCAAGTGGCAGTCCGGCCAATTGCTGTCGCGGATCATGAACGACCTCAGCATGATTCGACGGCTGCTCAGCTTCGGCATCGTGATGCTGGTCCTCAACACGCTGCAGATCATCGCCGTGACGATCATCCTCCTGCTGCTCTACTGGCCACTCGGCGTGGTGGTCGTCATCTCGATCGTGCCGATCGCCGCGATCGTTCTGCACAACCAGCGGAAGTTCACCAAGCTGTCCCGGATGGCGCAGGACCAGACCGGCGTCGTGGCGACCAATGTCGAGGAGTCGGCGCTCGGCCTGCGAGTCATCAAGTCGTTCGGCCGCGAGGACTACATCTTCGACCGGTTCGACGAGCAGGCGACGGCTCTCTTCGACATCCAGGTACGCAAGGTCCGCCTCCAGGCCAGCTTCTGGACGCTGCTCGAGGTGATCCCCAACCTCACCCTCATCGTCGTGCTCGGCCTCGGTGCCGCGGCCACGGGGGACGGTCGCATCACCCTCGGAACACTCGTCGCGTTCATCACCATGATGCTCTCGCTGGTCTGGCCCATCGCGGCGCTGGGTTTCCTGCTGTCCATGACCCAGGAGGCGATGACCGCCGCCGACCGGGTCGCCGAGATCTTCGACACCGAGCCGGATATCACCGATGGCCCGACCAACGAGGTATCACCGGGCGGTGCGCTGCGGCTGCGGGACGTCGGCTTCAAGTTCCCCGACGCGACTGACGACGACTGGGCGCTGCGGCACGTCGACCTCGACCTGCACCCCGGTGAGACGATCGCCCTCGTCGGCGCGACCGGCGCGGGCAAGTCGGTGCTCACCGGGCTGGTCCCCAGGTTGTATGACGTCACCGAGGGCAGCATCGAGGTCGACGGCACCGACATACGCGACCTGACGCTGCCGGCACTGCGGCAGACCGTGGCCACCGCGTTCGAGGATCCGACGCTGTTCTCGTTGTCCGTGCGGGAGAACCTCACCCTCGGCCGCCCGCAGGCCACCGAGGAGGAGATCACCGAGGCGATCGACGTGGCGCAGGCGCACTTCGTCCACGACCTGCCGTTCGGGCTGGAAACCCGCATCGGGGAGCAGGGGATGAGCCTGTCCGGCGGCCAACGGCAGCGGCTGTCGCTCGCGCGTGCGGTGCTCACCCACCCGAAGGTGCTGGTGCTGGACGACACCTTGTCCGCGCTCGACGTGCACACCGAGGCGCTGGTCGAGGAGGCGCTGCGCCGCGTGCTGCACTCGGTGACGGGTCTGGTGGTCGCGCACCGGGCCTCCACGGTGCTGCTGGCCGACCGCGTCGCGCTGCTGCAGCACGGCACGATCACCCATGTCGGCACCCACTCACAGCTGCTGGCGACCGTCCCCGCCTACCGCTACCTGCTGGCCGCCGACGACGAGATCGACGACCGGGCCGAGCACGATCCGACCTGGTGCACCGACGACGAGAAGCGCTGTGCGCAGGAGGATCTCGAGGTGAGCGAAGGTTCGTCCCGGGCCGCTCGAGATGACGACAGCACCCTCGACCGGCCGATGCGGGAGGCACGCCGATGA
- a CDS encoding alpha/beta hydrolase — protein MRDGARIPARTYRRPDVHGAAPVVVYYHGGGWTLGRPLDYESPLTMIADETGALVLAPDYRKAPEHKAPTAVLDTYKSLYLDGAPVAADDAQISPLQAASHEGAAPALIQTAEFDPLAPEGADYAAALQRSGVATRLTHYRGVPHGFLNIPGAAPVAWQARWEIVDALQGWFA, from the coding sequence ATGCGGGACGGCGCGAGGATCCCGGCCCGGACGTACCGGCGCCCGGACGTGCACGGCGCGGCACCCGTGGTCGTGTACTACCACGGCGGCGGCTGGACCCTGGGGCGTCCGCTCGACTACGAGTCGCCGCTCACGATGATCGCCGACGAGACCGGCGCGCTGGTGCTGGCACCCGACTACCGCAAGGCGCCCGAGCACAAGGCGCCGACCGCTGTCCTGGACACCTACAAGTCCCTCTACCTCGACGGTGCGCCGGTCGCGGCGGACGACGCGCAGATCTCCCCGCTGCAGGCCGCATCGCACGAGGGGGCGGCACCGGCGCTGATCCAGACCGCCGAGTTCGACCCCCTCGCCCCGGAGGGGGCGGACTACGCCGCCGCGCTGCAGCGCAGCGGGGTCGCGACCCGGCTGACGCACTACCGCGGTGTGCCGCACGGCTTCCTCAACATTCCGGGTGCGGCACCCGTTGCGTGGCAAGCGCGCTGGGAGATCGTCGATGCTCTGCAAGGATGGTTCGCGTGA
- the dop gene encoding depupylase/deamidase Dop — translation MTVRRIMGIETEYGISVPGDPTANPMVLSGRVVTAYATQVGMRAARAGWDYEDEAPLRDARGFDMARGVADPSQLTDEEDPTLANVVLTNGARLYVDHAHPEYSSPEVTSPRDAIAWDRAGEAIMREAVRLLAVPGTPGVNLYKNNTDGKGASYGTHENYLMSRSTPFAEIVRHLIPFFVARQVMCGSGRVGIGVESSRPGFQLAQRSDFFEVEVGLETTLKRPLINTRDEPHAVADRYRRLHVILGDANHCDVTNLLKLGTTSLVLGMIEDSAVGADLTVDKPVEALHRISHDPTLRTTVEVAGRRTMTGVQLLWSYYELVDSWLQQKYAGELDEDTAEVMQRWEQVLTKLERDPMEADREVDWVTKLKTMESYRARDGLDWSDHRLRAIDIQWSDVRTDKGLFNRLLAGGRVEQLVDDTLVKDAVGNPPRDTRAYFRGTCLARFPREVAAASWDSVIFDVQSQPSLQRVPMLEPERGTEAHVGPLLERAGSADELLRLLADGTTAAG, via the coding sequence ATGACTGTGCGTCGGATCATGGGCATCGAGACCGAATACGGCATCTCCGTGCCGGGTGACCCCACCGCCAACCCGATGGTCCTGTCCGGCCGGGTCGTGACGGCATACGCCACCCAGGTGGGTATGCGTGCGGCACGCGCGGGCTGGGACTACGAGGACGAGGCCCCGCTACGGGATGCACGCGGCTTCGACATGGCCCGGGGTGTCGCGGACCCGAGCCAGCTCACCGACGAGGAAGACCCCACCCTGGCCAATGTGGTGCTCACCAACGGGGCGCGGTTGTATGTCGACCACGCGCACCCCGAGTACAGCTCCCCGGAGGTGACCAGCCCGCGCGACGCGATCGCCTGGGACCGGGCGGGAGAGGCGATCATGCGCGAGGCGGTGCGGCTGCTCGCGGTCCCGGGCACACCGGGGGTCAACCTCTACAAGAACAACACCGACGGCAAGGGCGCGTCCTACGGGACGCACGAAAACTACCTGATGAGCCGCTCCACGCCGTTCGCGGAGATCGTGCGGCACCTCATCCCGTTCTTCGTCGCCCGGCAGGTGATGTGCGGGTCCGGCCGCGTCGGCATCGGCGTCGAGTCGTCCCGGCCGGGTTTCCAGCTCGCCCAGCGCTCGGACTTCTTCGAGGTCGAGGTCGGCCTGGAGACCACCCTGAAGCGACCGCTGATCAACACCCGCGACGAGCCGCACGCCGTCGCGGACCGCTATCGCCGGCTGCACGTCATCCTCGGCGACGCCAACCACTGCGACGTCACCAACCTGCTCAAGCTCGGCACGACCAGCCTGGTGCTCGGCATGATCGAGGACAGTGCGGTCGGTGCCGACCTCACCGTCGACAAGCCGGTCGAGGCCCTGCACCGGATCTCGCACGACCCGACGCTGCGGACCACGGTCGAGGTCGCCGGCCGACGCACCATGACCGGTGTCCAACTGCTCTGGAGCTACTACGAACTCGTCGACTCCTGGTTGCAGCAGAAGTACGCCGGGGAGCTGGACGAGGACACCGCCGAGGTCATGCAACGCTGGGAGCAGGTGCTGACGAAGCTGGAGCGTGACCCGATGGAGGCCGACCGCGAGGTCGACTGGGTCACCAAGCTGAAGACCATGGAGAGCTACCGCGCCCGCGACGGGCTGGACTGGTCCGACCACCGGTTGCGCGCCATCGACATCCAGTGGTCCGACGTGCGCACCGACAAGGGTCTGTTCAACCGGCTGCTCGCGGGCGGCCGGGTCGAGCAGCTGGTCGACGACACGCTCGTGAAGGACGCCGTGGGCAACCCGCCGCGTGACACGCGCGCCTACTTCCGGGGGACCTGCCTCGCGCGGTTCCCCCGGGAGGTGGCCGCCGCCTCCTGGGACTCGGTCATCTTCGACGTGCAGTCGCAGCCGAGCCTGCAGCGCGTGCCGATGCTCGAACCGGAGCGAGGGACCGAGGCGCACGTCGGGCCGCTGCTGGAGCGTGCCGGGTCGGCCGATGAGCTGCTGCGGCTGCTCGCCGACGGCACCACAGCGGCGGGTTGA
- the prcA gene encoding proteasome subunit alpha: protein MSMPFYVSPEQLMKDRADYARKGIARGRSVVVLAYDGGIAFVAENPSRALHKVSEIYDRIAFAAVGKYNEFENLRVAGIRYADLRGYSYDRSDVTARGLANAYAQTLGTVFTQEAKPYEVEIVVAQVDDSAGTDQIYRLTYDGSVFDEQGFVAMGGAAEHISAGLQERWEPGMDLGAALRLAVGLLGEDPNGGEARTLTADQLEVAVLDRERERRKFRRIENSHLGGLLSPDGAASPTADTPPSDAADADASEPDE, encoded by the coding sequence ATGAGCATGCCGTTCTACGTCTCGCCCGAGCAGCTGATGAAGGACCGGGCCGACTACGCCCGCAAGGGCATCGCCCGTGGCCGGTCCGTCGTGGTGCTGGCGTATGACGGGGGCATCGCCTTCGTCGCCGAGAACCCCAGCCGGGCGCTGCACAAGGTGTCGGAGATCTACGACCGCATCGCGTTCGCCGCGGTCGGCAAGTACAACGAGTTCGAGAACCTCCGCGTCGCCGGCATCCGGTATGCCGACCTGCGCGGTTACTCCTACGACCGCTCCGACGTCACGGCGCGCGGGCTCGCCAATGCCTACGCGCAGACCCTCGGCACGGTCTTCACCCAGGAGGCCAAGCCGTACGAGGTCGAGATCGTCGTCGCGCAGGTGGACGACAGCGCCGGCACCGACCAGATCTACCGGCTGACCTACGACGGCTCGGTGTTCGACGAGCAGGGCTTCGTGGCCATGGGCGGGGCGGCCGAGCACATCAGCGCCGGTCTGCAGGAGCGCTGGGAGCCCGGCATGGACCTCGGCGCGGCGCTGCGGCTGGCCGTGGGGCTGCTCGGCGAGGACCCGAACGGTGGCGAGGCGCGCACACTCACGGCCGACCAGCTCGAGGTGGCGGTGCTGGACCGGGAGCGCGAGCGCCGGAAGTTCCGCCGGATCGAGAACTCGCACCTCGGCGGCCTGCTCAGCCCGGACGGTGCTGCGTCCCCGACCGCTGACACGCCGCCGTCCGACGCCGCTGATGCCGACGCCAGTGAGCCCGACGAATAA
- a CDS encoding ABC transporter ATP-binding protein, which translates to MASDNDSDLPIDESKPMRREARQLLGSLLAPYKKMVAVLIVLVVIENLARLSVPRMVQVGIDHGVPPITRDGDAHVLLLVIGALCVIVAVQAVSRMFFLRQSGTIGELALLELRRRIFRHFQRLDVSFHDKYTSGRVVSRSTNDVEAIQDMLENGFDSLVTAVLTLIGTAILLITLDVELGLICLVSFPVLVALSAWFRGQSSKTYREVRESAALVIVQFVETMTGIKAVQAYRRERRNQEIFEEVAERYRAINERTFQLVAIFMPSVKLVGNIMTSIVLLYGGWRVLHGHMTVGVLTAFLLYLRMFFEPMQDITQFFNTFQSASSALEKVAGVMATPPGIKDPEQPKQLENVRGAVEFDEVRFSYVEGRAVLPGLTLDIPAGQTVALVGTTGAGKTTIAKLMARFYDPSAGAVRLDGTDLREVDQPQLRRHVVMVTQENFMFEGTVADNIRFGKPSATDAEIRAAAEAVGADHFIDKLPDGYDTDVAKRGGRLSAGQRQLVAFARAFLADPAVLILDEATSSLDIPSERLVQRALETVLADRTALIIAHRLSTVEVADRVLVLEHGEVLEDGSPDALIGAGDGKYAALHRAWVESLA; encoded by the coding sequence ATGGCCTCCGACAACGACAGCGACCTGCCGATCGACGAGTCGAAACCGATGCGGCGCGAGGCGCGGCAGCTCCTCGGCTCGCTGCTCGCGCCATACAAGAAGATGGTCGCCGTCCTGATCGTGCTGGTCGTCATCGAGAACCTCGCCCGGCTCTCGGTGCCGCGCATGGTCCAGGTCGGCATCGACCACGGTGTTCCGCCGATCACCCGTGACGGCGACGCGCACGTGCTGCTGCTCGTGATCGGGGCGTTGTGCGTCATCGTGGCCGTGCAGGCGGTCAGCCGGATGTTCTTCCTGCGGCAGTCCGGCACCATCGGTGAGCTCGCGCTGCTCGAGCTGCGTCGGCGGATCTTCCGGCACTTCCAGCGGCTGGACGTGTCGTTCCACGACAAGTACACCTCCGGGCGCGTCGTCAGCCGCTCCACCAATGACGTCGAAGCCATCCAGGACATGCTGGAGAACGGCTTCGACAGTCTGGTGACCGCCGTGCTGACCCTGATCGGCACCGCGATCCTGCTGATCACCCTCGACGTCGAGCTCGGGCTGATCTGCCTGGTCAGCTTCCCGGTGCTGGTGGCGCTGTCCGCGTGGTTCCGTGGCCAGTCCAGCAAGACCTACCGCGAGGTACGCGAGAGTGCCGCGCTGGTCATCGTGCAGTTCGTCGAGACGATGACCGGCATCAAGGCAGTGCAGGCCTACCGTCGCGAGCGGCGCAACCAGGAGATCTTCGAGGAGGTCGCCGAGCGCTACCGCGCGATCAACGAGCGGACCTTCCAGCTGGTCGCGATCTTCATGCCGTCGGTCAAGCTGGTCGGCAACATCATGACCAGCATCGTGCTGTTGTATGGCGGGTGGCGTGTGCTGCACGGCCACATGACCGTCGGGGTGCTCACGGCGTTCCTGCTCTACCTGCGGATGTTCTTCGAGCCGATGCAGGACATCACGCAGTTCTTCAACACCTTCCAGTCGGCGTCGTCCGCGCTGGAGAAGGTCGCCGGTGTGATGGCGACGCCGCCGGGCATCAAGGATCCCGAGCAGCCGAAGCAGCTCGAAAACGTGCGGGGCGCAGTCGAATTCGACGAGGTCCGGTTCTCCTACGTCGAAGGCCGCGCGGTGCTGCCGGGGCTCACGCTCGACATACCCGCGGGCCAGACGGTGGCTCTGGTGGGCACCACCGGTGCCGGCAAGACGACCATCGCGAAGCTGATGGCACGCTTCTACGACCCGTCCGCGGGTGCGGTCCGGCTGGACGGGACCGACCTGCGGGAGGTGGACCAGCCGCAGCTGCGCCGCCACGTGGTGATGGTGACCCAGGAGAACTTCATGTTCGAGGGCACGGTGGCCGACAACATCCGCTTCGGCAAGCCCAGCGCCACCGATGCGGAGATCCGGGCCGCGGCGGAGGCCGTCGGTGCGGACCACTTCATCGACAAGTTGCCGGACGGCTACGACACCGATGTCGCCAAGCGCGGGGGCCGGCTCTCGGCCGGGCAACGGCAACTGGTCGCGTTCGCGCGGGCGTTCCTCGCAGACCCGGCGGTGCTGATCCTGGACGAGGCGACGTCGTCGCTGGACATCCCGAGTGAACGCCTGGTGCAGCGTGCGCTGGAGACGGTGCTCGCCGACCGCACGGCGCTGATCATCGCGCACCGGTTGTCCACCGTGGAGGTGGCCGACCGGGTGCTGGTGCTGGAGCACGGCGAGGTGTTGGAGGACGGCAGCCCGGACGCCCTGATCGGCGCCGGCGACGGCAAGTACGCCGCCCTGCACCGCGCCTGGGTCGAGTCCCTCGCCTGA
- a CDS encoding FBP domain-containing protein gives MQALTDAAIRSSFVNASRREVREAILPDLTDIDWDATDLLGWRDRKKDNTAYVVLEIDETPVGVRLTTAPPSGPRRRTLCTWCRDVIVADDVAMYVARRAGAAGRRGNTIGTLVCRDFGCSAHVRRRPTLTEVGSSDENDRIMLIDRRIRALREHSSDFVRQVAATA, from the coding sequence GTGCAAGCCCTGACCGATGCTGCCATCCGCAGCTCGTTCGTGAACGCGTCACGCCGCGAGGTGCGTGAGGCGATCCTGCCCGACCTGACCGACATCGACTGGGACGCCACCGACCTGCTCGGCTGGCGGGACCGCAAGAAGGACAACACCGCCTACGTCGTGCTCGAGATCGACGAGACACCCGTGGGCGTGCGCCTGACGACGGCACCGCCGTCCGGCCCGCGGCGTCGCACGCTGTGCACCTGGTGCCGTGACGTGATCGTCGCCGACGACGTCGCGATGTATGTCGCCCGCCGCGCGGGCGCGGCAGGCCGACGCGGCAACACGATCGGCACACTCGTCTGCCGCGACTTCGGGTGCAGCGCTCACGTGCGCCGGCGGCCGACGCTCACCGAGGTGGGCAGCAGCGACGAGAACGACCGGATCATGTTGATCGACAGGCGCATCCGCGCCCTGCGGGAACACTCCAGCGACTTCGTGCGCCAGGTCGCGGCGACTGCGTGA
- a CDS encoding Gfo/Idh/MocA family protein, whose amino-acid sequence MVRVTALPAPTTPDPKDAPSLRWGILAPGGIAAAFASALLAGTGQRIVACGSRSIDRAREFASQFGSFTAYGSYDELVADPTVDVVYVASPHSAHRDHALLALRAGKPVLVEKAFTRNACEAREVIEEARSRNLFCMEAMWSRFLPRYDVVRQAAADGLLGELDSIVADHGQLLYPAGPQRLAEPALAGGALLDLGVYPISLAAMLLPGELDVHATGSLTPTGVDRAETVTLRSGGALATCVSTMSARTANTAVIAGTSGRLELPGWFYQRGPVRLVGTDDVVLDTYAPESTEHGLHFEAAEVARRVSAGETQSPLMPWAETIRVLEVMDEVRAQLGVRYPGEDGPSTP is encoded by the coding sequence ATGGTTCGCGTGACCGCGCTACCTGCTCCGACCACGCCGGACCCGAAGGACGCCCCGTCCCTCCGCTGGGGGATCCTCGCCCCTGGCGGTATCGCCGCGGCCTTCGCGTCGGCGCTGCTGGCCGGGACCGGGCAGCGGATCGTCGCCTGCGGCTCCCGGAGCATCGACCGCGCGCGCGAGTTCGCCTCTCAGTTCGGCAGTTTCACGGCATACGGGTCGTATGACGAACTCGTCGCCGACCCTACGGTCGACGTCGTGTACGTCGCGTCCCCGCACTCGGCACACCGCGACCACGCGCTCCTCGCGCTGCGCGCCGGCAAGCCGGTCCTGGTCGAGAAGGCGTTCACCCGCAACGCTTGCGAGGCGCGCGAGGTGATCGAAGAGGCGCGCTCCCGCAACCTGTTCTGCATGGAGGCGATGTGGTCGAGGTTCCTCCCCCGCTACGACGTCGTGCGACAGGCTGCGGCGGACGGCCTGCTCGGTGAGCTCGACAGCATCGTCGCCGACCACGGGCAACTGCTCTATCCGGCGGGCCCGCAACGGCTGGCCGAGCCCGCACTCGCCGGGGGTGCGCTGCTCGACCTCGGTGTCTACCCGATCTCCCTCGCGGCGATGCTGCTGCCCGGCGAGCTCGACGTGCACGCGACCGGGTCGCTGACGCCGACTGGTGTCGACCGCGCAGAGACGGTCACCCTGCGCAGCGGCGGGGCGCTGGCCACGTGCGTCTCGACGATGAGCGCGCGGACCGCGAACACCGCTGTCATCGCGGGGACCTCGGGCCGTTTGGAGCTGCCCGGCTGGTTCTACCAGCGCGGTCCGGTGCGACTGGTCGGCACCGACGACGTCGTCCTCGACACCTACGCGCCCGAGTCGACCGAGCACGGCCTGCACTTCGAGGCCGCCGAGGTTGCTCGACGGGTCAGTGCCGGTGAGACCCAGTCCCCGTTGATGCCGTGGGCCGAGACGATCCGGGTCCTGGAGGTCATGGACGAGGTTCGCGCGCAGCTGGGGGTGCGCTACCCCGGCGAGGACGGCCCGTCCACCCCGTAG
- a CDS encoding ubiquitin-like protein Pup, with product MATQEHKNPQRRDADPADDAPEPAPAAAPAKQELDDDVDSVLDEIDGVLESNSEEFVRGFVQKGGQ from the coding sequence ATGGCTACGCAGGAACACAAGAACCCGCAGCGCCGCGACGCCGACCCGGCAGACGACGCACCGGAGCCGGCACCGGCCGCCGCCCCGGCGAAGCAGGAGCTCGACGACGACGTCGACAGCGTGCTGGACGAGATCGACGGTGTGCTGGAGTCCAACTCCGAGGAGTTCGTCCGCGGTTTCGTCCAGAAGGGCGGACAGTGA
- the prcB gene encoding proteasome subunit beta, with the protein MSESRQLPPSFLQTGSSSFTEFLAGHAPDLVPGSRTIPVSAIDVPHGTTIVAIAYADGVLLAGDRRATMGNLIANNEMLKVFAADDFSAVGIAGTAGTAIEMVRLFQVELEHYEKIEGTRLSLVGKANRLATMIRGNLGMAMQGLSVVPLFAGFDLDRDEGRIFSYDVTGGCYEEHDFHSVGSGSLFARGALKKLWRRQMTRDDAVHVTIEALYDAADDDSATGGPDLGRRIWPTVAIVNADGTQFVSDDELAGVVQQVLEARREIGGTR; encoded by the coding sequence GTGAGCGAGTCCCGCCAGCTCCCTCCCTCGTTCTTGCAGACCGGTTCATCGTCGTTTACCGAGTTCCTCGCCGGCCACGCACCGGATCTGGTGCCGGGTTCGCGCACCATCCCGGTGTCGGCGATCGACGTGCCGCACGGCACCACGATCGTGGCGATCGCCTATGCCGACGGCGTGCTGCTCGCCGGTGACCGCCGTGCCACGATGGGCAACCTGATCGCCAACAACGAGATGCTCAAGGTCTTCGCGGCCGACGACTTCTCCGCGGTCGGCATCGCCGGCACGGCCGGCACCGCCATCGAGATGGTGCGGCTGTTCCAGGTGGAGTTGGAGCACTACGAGAAGATCGAGGGCACCCGGCTCTCGTTGGTGGGCAAGGCGAACCGCCTGGCGACGATGATCCGCGGCAACCTCGGGATGGCGATGCAGGGCCTGTCCGTCGTACCGCTCTTCGCCGGCTTCGACCTGGACCGCGACGAGGGGCGGATCTTCTCCTACGACGTGACCGGCGGCTGCTACGAGGAGCACGACTTCCACTCGGTCGGTTCGGGATCGCTGTTCGCCCGTGGCGCGCTGAAGAAGCTGTGGCGCCGGCAGATGACCCGCGACGACGCCGTACACGTCACCATCGAGGCGTTGTACGACGCGGCCGACGACGACTCGGCCACCGGTGGGCCCGACCTCGGCCGGCGCATCTGGCCGACGGTCGCGATCGTCAATGCCGACGGAACCCAGTTCGTGTCCGACGACGAGCTGGCCGGTGTTGTCCAGCAGGTCCTCGAGGCCCGCCGCGAGATCGGAGGTACACGCTAA
- a CDS encoding FAD-binding protein: MTTNWSGTYDYRAARRERPTTVEELQQLVAQAPALKVAGSGHSFNGIADSENGWQVDLSGLIEAPAVDPDTGSVTVSGGMKYGDLVPALTAAGRALPNLASLPHITVAGSVATGTHGSGTGQGGLAGSVEAVELLTAEGQLRWVDRTDHYFDGVVVSLGALGVVTRLRLATVPDYQVRQDAFVGLSWGELVSRVDEVLATAYSVSIFGRWTGPGPDHVVVKSRITGSTGRPAVVGSRWTEDTLHPLQAAGATSEAVTEQGGVAGSWADRLPHFRLGFTPSAGAEIQSEFFVAREDAGRAIEELLAVGEGIAPQLLVGEVRAIAADRQWLSPAYDRDSVAFHFTWKPDVAAVHTAVGVVERALESLAPRPHWGKVFTYPGRLDFAYDRLDDFDELRRMLDPHGKFRNDFVARHVARG, translated from the coding sequence ATGACGACGAACTGGTCCGGTACCTACGACTACCGTGCCGCCCGGCGGGAGCGGCCCACGACCGTCGAGGAGCTCCAGCAGCTCGTGGCGCAGGCTCCGGCCCTGAAGGTCGCCGGGTCGGGGCACAGCTTCAACGGCATCGCGGACAGCGAGAACGGCTGGCAGGTAGACCTTTCCGGCCTCATCGAGGCCCCGGCGGTCGATCCGGACACCGGGTCGGTGACGGTCAGCGGTGGCATGAAGTACGGCGATCTGGTGCCCGCGTTGACGGCGGCCGGGCGTGCGCTGCCGAATCTCGCCTCCCTCCCCCACATCACCGTCGCGGGCAGTGTCGCGACGGGCACGCACGGCTCCGGGACGGGGCAGGGCGGTCTCGCGGGGTCGGTGGAAGCGGTCGAGCTGCTGACGGCGGAGGGGCAACTGCGCTGGGTCGATCGCACCGATCACTATTTCGACGGTGTCGTGGTGTCGCTGGGCGCGCTCGGCGTCGTGACAAGGCTTCGGCTCGCGACGGTGCCGGACTACCAGGTGCGCCAGGACGCCTTCGTCGGGTTGAGCTGGGGTGAGCTGGTTTCGCGGGTCGACGAGGTGCTCGCGACGGCATACAGCGTGAGCATCTTCGGTCGGTGGACCGGTCCGGGTCCCGATCACGTCGTCGTGAAGTCGCGGATCACCGGGTCGACCGGGCGCCCGGCCGTCGTCGGGTCGCGGTGGACCGAGGACACGTTGCACCCGCTGCAGGCCGCCGGCGCCACGTCGGAGGCCGTCACCGAGCAGGGCGGGGTCGCCGGGTCGTGGGCCGACCGGCTACCGCACTTCCGGCTGGGCTTCACCCCGAGCGCGGGGGCGGAGATCCAGTCGGAGTTCTTCGTCGCCCGCGAGGACGCGGGGCGCGCGATCGAGGAGTTGCTCGCCGTCGGAGAGGGCATCGCCCCTCAGCTGCTGGTGGGCGAGGTCCGGGCGATCGCGGCCGACCGGCAGTGGCTGAGTCCCGCGTACGACCGTGACTCGGTCGCGTTCCACTTCACCTGGAAGCCGGATGTCGCGGCCGTCCACACGGCGGTCGGCGTCGTCGAGCGTGCCCTGGAGTCGCTGGCACCGCGGCCGCACTGGGGCAAGGTCTTCACCTATCCGGGCAGGCTCGACTTCGCCTACGACCGGCTGGACGACTTCGACGAGCTACGCCGGATGCTCGATCCGCACGGCAAGTTCCGCAACGATTTCGTGGCCCGGCACGTCGCGCGCGGCTGA